From one Anopheles cruzii chromosome 3, idAnoCruzAS_RS32_06, whole genome shotgun sequence genomic stretch:
- the LOC128275465 gene encoding protein FAM114A2 yields MCDSDSEEFASADEDFEEIAPDELKAAVSETTASGELRSTKPRMPKASATSDVDQRKTDAKSDQHTSEKVVHSVHDEDQESDPPKPLPSSVKIDAPFTPLEAETSHKDLPAIPEPETVPEPTKEKSTEERKASTSSSGNEAPHGTIDETVTSKPRKLILKPARPQRLDEQTTKKEQPPSNVPKDVEQPEKPQATANEEGWDDFDDDWGDFSVDTGGSTAGGPKGKNEPQTEAKASFRDVDIDEVESKLQDFMVHRDDPPIASVLDRVATSGGGVAGGQTSDGQSWTGWKPSWGGAAVSFLSSASKSVASITTNITQVIESGIGVPNPEELARRQAEAEAKLRADGYVPESEQETIGTTARKAPSEDRFGFDQLVSGVTQISSKVITGGLDTLEGIGKKTMTILQENDPGLLNKRKLLGLQPTDGVVLSQVLREAKAKTEERERSLKQIQKHQYRKKLHFEALFDDYHGLVHLEALEMLSKQATLKLESLMEPLMGKALDELQETMGEVQELCELPEMDVETADADGTHTAAELEGKLRETIVDLDPSVKIDFGEIVKSWAEYTAWLEQGPEGAASSQDIFEKAMHALAQTTALCVLRMHKLAESLLISEHHSTATEADVLVQLTTVFCWHLSGVATRFGSELTRLNQEDSGSGDTDSTLVTNIFLEGSNSTSYIQNAFQLFIPILQLGAA; encoded by the exons ATGTGTGATTCCGATAGTGAAGAGTTCGCCAGTGCGGACGAAGATTTTGAAGAGATTGCGCCGGACGAGTTGAAGGCGGCGGTCAGCGAAACTACCGCCTCTGGGGAGCTACGGTCGACGAAGCCTCGGATGCCTAAAGCGAGTGCAACTTCTGACGTGGATCAAAGAAAgaccgacgcaaaaagtgaTCAACATACCTCTGAAAAAGTGGTGCATTCGGTGCACGACGAAGACCAAGAAAGTGACCCACCTAAACCTCTTCCGAGCTCGGTAAAAATCGATGCACCCTTTACACCGTTGGAAGCAGAAACTAGCCACAAAGACCTACCAGCTATtcccgaaccggaaacagtTCCGGAACctacgaaagaaaaatcaaccGAAGAGCGAAAAGCCTccacgagcagcagcggtaACGAGGCACCTCACGGCACGATCGACGAGACCGTCACATCGAAGCCACGAAAGCTTATTCTTAAACCGGCACGACCCCAACGGTTGGATGAGCagaccacaaaaaaagaacaacccCCAAGCAACGTGCCGAAGGATGTGGAACAACCCGAGAAACCACAAGCCACGGCGAATGAAGAAGGATGGGATGATTTCGATGATGATTGGGGAGATTTCAGTGTGGACACGGGAGGTAGTACGGCAGGGGGACCGAAGGGCAAGAATGAACCGCAAACGGAAGCGAAGGCTAGTTTCCGAGACGTGGACATCGATGAAGTGGAGAGCAAGCTGCAGGACTTTATGGTCCACAGAGATGATCCTCCCATAGCGTCAGTGCTCGATCGAGTGGCCACGAGTGGCGGTGGGGTGGCTGGCGGCCAAACGAGTGACGGTCAATCGTGGACCGGTTGGAAGCCATCGTGGGGTGGTGCGGCTGTTTCATTCCTGTCGTCGGCCTCGAAATCCGTCGCCTCGATAACGACCAACATTACGCAGGTGATCGAATCGGGCATCGGTGTGCCGAACCCGGAGGAACTGGCCCGGAGGCAGGCAGAAGCGGAGGCCAAACTGCGGGCCGATGGGTACGTGCCCGAAAGCGAACAGGAGACGATCGGCACGACGGCACGAAAGGCTCCGTCGGAGGATCGGTTCGGGTTCGATCAGCTCGTGTCGGGTGTGACGCAGATTAGCAGCAAAGTAATCACGGGCGGGCTGGACACGCTCGAGGGCATCGGCAAGAAAACGATGACCATCCTGCAGGAGAACGATCCGGGACTGTTGAACAAACGCAAGCTGCTTGGTctccaaccgaccgatggtGTCGTCCTGAGCCAGGTGCTGCGCGAAGCGAAGGCCAAGACGGAGGAGCGCGAACGGAGTTTGAAGCAGATCCAAAAGCACCAGTACCGGAAGAAGCTTCACTTCGAGGCCCTCTTCGACGACTACCACGGACTGGTGCATCTCGAGGCGCTCGAGATGCTATCGAAGCAGGCGACGCTCAAGCTCGAATCGCTGATGGAACCGCTGATGGGGAAAGCGCTGGACGAGTTGCAGGAAACGATGGGCGAGGTGCAGGAACTGTGCGAGCTCCCGGAAATGGACGTGGAAacggccgatgccgatgggaCGCACACGGCCGCCGAGCTGGAGGGAAAGTTGCGCGAAACGATCGTCGATCTCGATCCGAGCgtgaaaatcgatttcggAGAGATCGTTAAAAGTTGGGCCGAGTACACGGCGTGGCTGGAGCAGGGCCCGGAGGGGGCCGCATCGTCCCAGGATATCTTCGAAAAGGCCATGCATGCGCTCGCCCAAACGACGGCTCTCTGTGTGCTGCGGATGCACAAGTTGGCCGAGAGCTTGCTCATCAGCGAGCACCACAGTACGGCCACCGAGGCGGATGTGCTGGTCCAGCTGACGACGGTGTTCTGCTGGCATCTGAGCGGTGTGGCAACGCGGTTCGGGTCCGAACTGACCCGCCTCAACCAGGAGGACTCTGGCTCTGGCGACACCGACAGTACGCTTGTTACCAACATCTTTTTGGAG GGTTCCAACAGCACCTCGTACATTCAGAATGCGTTCCAGCTTTTTATCCCGATACTGCAGCTTGGCGCCGCCTAA
- the LOC128275238 gene encoding nucleoplasmin-like protein ANO39 isoform X2, producing MQRKLKEETRRIRAEAKENLRKLYQSQKPIPELADQEEKEEEEDEYDTENVTVKVVELSTSVLAKENHWIGENRAPKDDAEDDEEQQNEQSDDDDGNRLGVVPGMELEGEQKVRRKLKPFTERAEEANGEGEPSCSQTATKQEKPKQKKGPVLNLEGIRSKKELNHKLKRYALKSMKKSQVFRQKNRIQKQKQLKESRRVRHFKEKHLKQKKGNRRSDGGREPTRRRRGDD from the coding sequence ATGCAGCGCAAGTTGAAGGAGGAAACGCGACGCATCCGGgcggaagcgaaggaaaacctGCGCAAGCTGTACCAATCGCAAAAACCCATCCCGGAGCTGGCCGACCAGGAGGagaaggaggaggaagaggacgagTACGATACGGAGAACGTGACGGTAAAGGTGGTGGAACTGTCCACCAGTGTGCTCGCGAAGGAGAACCATTGGATTGGCGAAAACCGTGCCCCGAAGGATGATGCCGAAGACGATGAGGAGCAGCAGAACGAACAgagtgacgacgatgacggcaaCCGATTGGGAGTGGTGCCGGGCATGGAGCTCGAGGGTGAGCAGAAAGTTCGCCGAAAATTAAAACCGTTCACCGAACGGGCAGAAGAAGCGAATGGAGAAGGTGAGCCCAGCTGCTCGCAAACGGCCACGAAACAGGAGAAACCCAAACAAAAGAAAGGACCGGTGCTCAACCTCGAAGGCATACGGTCGAAGAAGGAACTGAACCACAAACTGAAACGGTACGCactgaaatcgatgaagaaaaGCCAGGTGTTCCGGCAGAAGAATCGAAtccagaaacagaaacagctCAAGGAATCGCGACGCGTTCGCCACTTTAAGGAGAAGCATCTGAAGCAAAAGAAGGGCAATCGCCGTTCGGACGGTGGTCGTGAGCCAACCAGACGAAGGCGGGGCGATGATTGA
- the LOC128275467 gene encoding probable dimethyladenosine transferase, translated as MPKVRTEKKSRVHNEVAKQGIVFNKDFGQHILKNPLVITSMLEKAALRPTDVVLEIGPGTGNMTVKILEKVKKVVACEIDPRLVAELQKRVQGTHLQPKLQILIGDVLKTDLPFFDICVANMPYQISSPFVFKLLLHRPFFRCAVLMFQREFAQRLVAKPGDKLYCRLSINTQLLARVDMLMKVSKNNFKPPPKVESSVVRIEPRNPPPPINYTEWDGLTRIAFLRKNKTLAAAFKQTTVLTALGDNYRLHCSLKNVDVPADLDVKAKVEQILERVEAANKRARSMDIDDFMAVLQAFNADGFHFS; from the exons ATGCCGAAAGTACGCACCGAGAAAAAATCACGCGTACACAATGAGGTCGCCAAGCAGG GCATCGTCTTCAACAAGGACTTTGGTCAGCACATCCTCAAGAATCCGCTCGTCATCACGTCCATGCTTGAGAAGGCGGCCCTCCGTCCAACGGATGTGGTGCTCGAGATCGGTCCCGGTACCGGCAACATGACGGTAAAGATTCTGGAAAAAGTCAAAAAGGTGGTGGCCTGCGAAATCGACCCGCGGCTTGTGGCGGAACTGCAAAAGCGCGTCCAGGGTACGCACCTGCAGCCGAAGCTACAGATACTGATCGGGGACGTGCTGAAGACGGACCTGCCGTTCTTCGACATTTGCGTCGCCAACATGCCGTACCAGATCAGTTCGCCGTTCGTGTTCAAACTGCTGCTCCACCGGCCATTCTTCCGCTGTGCGGTGCTCATGTTTCAGCGCGAGTTTGCCCAGCGGCTGGTGGCCAAACCGGGCGACAAGCTGTACTGCCGGCTAAGCATCAACACGCAGCTGCTGGCCCGCGTCGACATGCTGATGAAGGTGAGCAAGAACAACTTCAAGCCCCCGCCGAAGGTGGAATCGAGTGTGGTGCGGATCGAACCGCGgaacccaccgccaccgatcaaCTACACCGAATGGGACGGGCTGACGCGGATCGCCTTCttgcgcaaaaacaaaacactcgcCGCCGCGTTCAAGCAAACCACGGTCCTAACCGCCCTCGGGGACAACTACCGGTTGCACTGCTCGCTAAAGAATGTCGATGTGCCGGCCGATCTCGACGTAAAGGCAAAGGTCGAACAGATACTAGAGCGGGTCGAGGCGGCCAACAAACGGGCCCGGTCGATGGACATCGACGACTTTATGGCCGTACTGCAGGCATTCAACGCGGACGGATTCCACTTTAGCTGA
- the LOC128274969 gene encoding putative uncharacterized protein DDB_G0290521, which translates to MTPAPTTSPTPTTSPAPTTSPAPTTSPAPTTSPAPTTSSAFPAPQPTMKTLHETQATRPSRAATRETPTTSDIAENRRDASATPTIRLAGDYCNDITHAT; encoded by the coding sequence ATGACACCAGCGCCAACGACAtcaccaacgccaacgacaTCACCAGCGCCAACGACATCACCAGCGCCAACGACATCACCAGCGCCAACGACATCACCAGCGCCAACGACATCATCAGCGTTCCCGGCACCGCAGCCAACGATGAAAACTTTGCACGAGACGCAGGCAACGAGGCCTAGCAGAGCCGCGACGCGAGAGACACCAACGACTTCGGATATCGCCGAAAATCGTCGCGACGCTTCCGCTACCCCGACGATTCGCCTAGCCGGGGACTACTGTAACGACATCACTCACGCCACCTAG
- the LOC128275238 gene encoding nucleolar protein 12 isoform X1: MKRKSEGGNKQPFRRPKVELVFDPQKRAEFLGGFHKRKLHRRKIAQGEMQRKLKEETRRIRAEAKENLRKLYQSQKPIPELADQEEKEEEEDEYDTENVTVKVVELSTSVLAKENHWIGENRAPKDDAEDDEEQQNEQSDDDDGNRLGVVPGMELEGEQKVRRKLKPFTERAEEANGEGEPSCSQTATKQEKPKQKKGPVLNLEGIRSKKELNHKLKRYALKSMKKSQVFRQKNRIQKQKQLKESRRVRHFKEKHLKQKKGNRRSDGGREPTRRRRGDD; encoded by the exons ATGAAGCGCAAATCCGAGGGAGGCAACAAGCAGCCTTTTCGGCGGCCAAAAGTCGAGCTAGTGTTCGACCCCCAGAAACGGGC CGAGTTCCTGGGAGGATTTCATAAACGAAAGTTGCACCGTCGCAAAATTGCACAGGGAGAGATGCAGCGCAAGTTGAAGGAGGAAACGCGACGCATCCGGgcggaagcgaaggaaaacctGCGCAAGCTGTACCAATCGCAAAAACCCATCCCGGAGCTGGCCGACCAGGAGGagaaggaggaggaagaggacgagTACGATACGGAGAACGTGACGGTAAAGGTGGTGGAACTGTCCACCAGTGTGCTCGCGAAGGAGAACCATTGGATTGGCGAAAACCGTGCCCCGAAGGATGATGCCGAAGACGATGAGGAGCAGCAGAACGAACAgagtgacgacgatgacggcaaCCGATTGGGAGTGGTGCCGGGCATGGAGCTCGAGGGTGAGCAGAAAGTTCGCCGAAAATTAAAACCGTTCACCGAACGGGCAGAAGAAGCGAATGGAGAAGGTGAGCCCAGCTGCTCGCAAACGGCCACGAAACAGGAGAAACCCAAACAAAAGAAAGGACCGGTGCTCAACCTCGAAGGCATACGGTCGAAGAAGGAACTGAACCACAAACTGAAACGGTACGCactgaaatcgatgaagaaaaGCCAGGTGTTCCGGCAGAAGAATCGAAtccagaaacagaaacagctCAAGGAATCGCGACGCGTTCGCCACTTTAAGGAGAAGCATCTGAAGCAAAAGAAGGGCAATCGCCGTTCGGACGGTGGTCGTGAGCCAACCAGACGAAGGCGGGGCGATGATTGA